The stretch of DNA TTGCCCCAGAATTTGTCCGGGTTCTCGATGCTCTCCTCGTACCATTTCTCATACTTGGCCTTATCGATCAGGGCATGGCTCTTCACCAGTTTCGTAACCGGATGGATCTTTTCCGACATGTGACTCCTCCTCAACACAGGCACCGGCTAACTGCGCAAGGGCGATCACCGGAACTCGATTTAGGCATTCATAGCAGGTCAAAAGCACCCGGCAATTAGACAAAGGTCATTTCATTCCTGATCAATTGCAATTCTGCGTCACTCCAGTTATATAGCGCCATATTTCCGGATATTATGGTGATATCCACGGACCGCGACACCGGCGCGGACGACAGAAGGACTATATCCATGGCTCAACAATTGCTCATGCCGAAGGCGACCGCCATCTGGCTCGTCGACAATACGGCGCTGTCTTTCGATCAGATCGCCCAGTTCTGCAAGCTGCATCCGCTCGAGGTGAAAGCAATTGCCGACGGCGAGGCAGCGCAGGGCATCAAGGGCCTGGACCCGATCTCGACCGGCCAGCTTTCACGCGATGAAATCGCCCGCGCCGAAGCAAACCCGAACCACAAGCTGAAACTCTCGGAGCCGAAGGTTCGCGTTCCCGAATCCAAGCGCCGTGGTCCGCGTTACACGCCTGTTTCCAAGCGCCAGGACCGTCCGAATGCCATTCTCTGGCTCGTTCGCAATCACCCAGAGCTGAAGGATGCTCAGATTTCACGCCTCGTCGGCACGACGAAATCGACGATCGAGCAGATTCGTGAACGCACGCATTGGAACTCGGCCAACCTGACGCCGATGGATCCGGTCACGCTCGGCCTCTGCAGCCAGATCGACCTCGATATGGAAGTGGAAAAGGCATCCAGGGGCCGGCCACTGCCGACCGCCGCCGAACTCGGCGCCACGCTGCAGTCCGCCCAGGAAACTGAGCGCATGAGCCCGAATTTCGAACGCGAAGAAGAGCGCGAAATCGACGCCGATGCCGTCTTTGCCAAGCTCAAGTCTCTGAAGTCTTCCTCCAAGGATAAGGATGAAGACGAAGACGATCGCTTCTGACCTGTTTGCATAAAGCGAAAAGACCCGCCGGAGCGATCCGGCGGGTCTTTTGTTTTCTGCTGTTGCCGCGTTTAGCTGCGGAAGAGCGACAGGATGTTCTGAGATGCCGAGTTCGCAATCGACAGAGATTGGATTGCAAGCTGCTGCTGCGTCTGAAGAGCGGTCAGCTTGGAAGATTCTTCTTCCATGTCGGCGTCGACAAGGCGGCCGATGCCGGAGTCGATCGAGTCGCTCAAAGTCGAGACGAAATCTTCCTGCAGTTGGATGCGAGTGGAGATCGAGCCGAGCTGTGCACCGGCGCTGGTCATCGCCTTCAGAGCGGATTCGACAGCCGTCAGCGCAAGACCGACGTCATCTGTAGTGAAATTGGTGATGTCCATCTTATAGACGGAGCCGATCGTACCGTTCGAGGTGCCGATAATACCCGTGGACGTTTCGATCAGGCCTCCGCTCATGCCGAACAGGACGTTGCCGACCGAGGTATCGTCGAGGATATATTCAGTCTGTTTGACGGATACAGCGTTCGAGCCATCGCGAACGAAGGTCGAAACGACGCTCTTCGTACCCTCGCCGGCGACCCAGTTCTCACCGGAGAAGGAAGCAGACTGAGCAATGCTCAGCAGCTGAGCCTGAAGCTGGGAAATCTCTTCCTGAACCTTGGCCTTGTCGACGCCCTTTTCGGTAGCGGCAACCAGCTTGGCCTTGATTTCGGAAACAATATCGATGGCGCTGTCCATCGCGGCATAGGCCGTGTCGACCTTGGCGGCACCGAGGCCGAGAGCGTCGGAAACAGCCGAAAGCGCCTTGTTGTCCGAACGCATGGTCGTTGCAATCGACCAGTAAGCGGCATTGTCAGCGGCCTTGCCGACGCGCAGGCCGGACGAAACGTGGTCCTGGGTTTCCTTGAGGCTCTGGTTTACACCGCGAAGGGTCTGCAGTGCCGCCATTGCGGCAGTGTTCGTTAGAATGCTTGACATCGCTTTTTGTCCAATTCGCTTGGGTGAAAGGGCATTCCGGCCGAGGCCGAGAGCGGCGGTGCTTCATGCTCACCTGCAACAGGTGTCCGTGCGCCGAACCTAGCGAAAACATGGTTAACAACTCGTCAACGCTGGTTACATCTCGTCAACGAATCTTACCGAATAGGT from Rhizobium sp. 007 encodes:
- a CDS encoding flagellin: MSSILTNTAAMAALQTLRGVNQSLKETQDHVSSGLRVGKAADNAAYWSIATTMRSDNKALSAVSDALGLGAAKVDTAYAAMDSAIDIVSEIKAKLVAATEKGVDKAKVQEEISQLQAQLLSIAQSASFSGENWVAGEGTKSVVSTFVRDGSNAVSVKQTEYILDDTSVGNVLFGMSGGLIETSTGIIGTSNGTIGSVYKMDITNFTTDDVGLALTAVESALKAMTSAGAQLGSISTRIQLQEDFVSTLSDSIDSGIGRLVDADMEEESSKLTALQTQQQLAIQSLSIANSASQNILSLFRS
- a CDS encoding DUF1013 domain-containing protein, translating into MAQQLLMPKATAIWLVDNTALSFDQIAQFCKLHPLEVKAIADGEAAQGIKGLDPISTGQLSRDEIARAEANPNHKLKLSEPKVRVPESKRRGPRYTPVSKRQDRPNAILWLVRNHPELKDAQISRLVGTTKSTIEQIRERTHWNSANLTPMDPVTLGLCSQIDLDMEVEKASRGRPLPTAAELGATLQSAQETERMSPNFEREEEREIDADAVFAKLKSLKSSSKDKDEDEDDRF